One Penaeus monodon isolate SGIC_2016 chromosome 37, NSTDA_Pmon_1, whole genome shotgun sequence genomic region harbors:
- the LOC119596257 gene encoding collagen alpha-1(III) chain-like translates to MRASARGPGPGRKARTLETALKGPPLCRTSTAKLPQADHPGDLQVALGRGPLGFEGPFEGEPRGAQGPNFLSPPVTSGPEGAARTVARDGPPRGHVLREKMVQSGKTRGRGPQNPGRPRFSPGPPLG, encoded by the exons atgcgGGCATCTGCCCGGGGCCCGGGACCAGGAAGAAAGGCCCGCACCCTGGAAACAGCTTTAAAGGGGCCCCCG ctttgcaggaccagcactgCAAAACTCCCTCAAGCAGACCACCCtggggacctgcaggtggcgctggggaggggccctttggggttcgaGGGCCCTTTTGAAGGGGAACCCCGTGGGGCCCAGGGGCCAAACTTTCTCAGCccccccgtgacctccgggccggaagg tgctgcaaggactgtggcaagggATGGGCCCCCACGGGGCCATGTCCTAAGGGAAAAAATGGTACAGtcgggaaaaacccggggaagggggccccaaaacccaggCCGTCCTcggttttccccggggcccccacttGGGTAG